The Sphingobacterium bambusae genome includes a window with the following:
- a CDS encoding RluA family pseudouridine synthase — MSTTNIPFLHQFQSDVSHLTKPARFTFPFSYVPNPLSELAASELQTYLETQEDFVHNFGLRAMEGLVIGKMFGVLVVETEDGALAYLAAVSGKLANSNQHRYFVPPIFDMLTKDSFFLTEEEQINALNSKIEQLTKDTTLPQLETDLADLQQQAQTALSEFRQHMKREKAGRKEKRMHGKEQLDEAAYRLLEEDLIKQSYRDQHEYDVLKAGWKSSMEAKQQQLEDRQQAIERLRNERKSRSAALQRRLFDQYQFLNAAGEQRSVLSIFTDSKQPTPPAGAGECAAPKLLQYAYQHSLKPIAMAEFWWGASPASEVRKHKNYYPACKSKCEPILSHMLQGLSVDPNPLLENPALGKEVEIIYQDDDIVVVNKPAEFLSVPGIHIQDSVYSRILSIIPDISGPVVIHRLDMSTSGILVLAKNKEAHQYIQDQFIRHTVVKRYTALLDGELPLNEGEIDLPLRVDLDDRPRQVVCYTYGKPARTRYRLLQHEEGKTRVHFFPLTGRTHQLRVHAAHHLGLHCPIVGDDLYGSRHERLHLHAGYIQFQHPRTHEIIHFHVPDPF, encoded by the coding sequence ATGTCAACAACAAACATCCCTTTCTTACATCAGTTCCAATCGGATGTTTCCCATTTGACAAAACCCGCACGCTTTACCTTTCCGTTTAGCTATGTACCCAATCCCTTGAGCGAACTAGCGGCAAGCGAGCTGCAAACCTACCTCGAAACACAGGAAGATTTTGTGCACAACTTCGGTTTACGAGCCATGGAAGGACTCGTTATTGGGAAGATGTTTGGCGTATTGGTTGTTGAGACCGAGGACGGAGCATTAGCCTACCTCGCGGCCGTGTCGGGTAAGCTGGCCAACAGCAACCAACATCGCTACTTTGTGCCGCCTATTTTCGATATGTTGACCAAGGACAGCTTCTTTTTAACGGAAGAAGAACAGATCAATGCCTTGAACAGCAAAATCGAGCAGCTGACGAAAGACACAACGCTCCCGCAGTTGGAGACAGATCTAGCCGACTTACAGCAGCAGGCGCAAACCGCTTTGTCCGAATTTCGCCAACACATGAAAAGAGAAAAGGCGGGACGCAAAGAAAAGCGTATGCACGGTAAAGAGCAACTCGATGAAGCAGCCTACCGACTGTTAGAAGAAGACCTTATCAAACAAAGCTACCGCGACCAACACGAATACGACGTATTGAAGGCCGGCTGGAAAAGCAGCATGGAAGCCAAGCAACAGCAGCTGGAGGATCGGCAGCAAGCTATAGAGCGCTTGCGTAACGAGCGTAAGTCGCGCTCTGCCGCGCTACAGCGCCGCCTGTTTGATCAATACCAATTTCTAAATGCCGCTGGCGAGCAACGCAGTGTTTTATCCATCTTTACAGACAGCAAGCAACCTACGCCACCTGCCGGAGCAGGAGAATGCGCCGCGCCGAAGCTGCTGCAATACGCCTACCAACATAGCCTGAAGCCCATAGCTATGGCTGAATTTTGGTGGGGAGCATCGCCCGCCTCGGAGGTACGCAAACATAAAAACTACTACCCTGCCTGCAAAAGCAAATGTGAACCCATCTTGTCGCATATGCTGCAAGGCCTATCCGTTGATCCCAATCCGTTATTGGAAAATCCTGCCTTAGGTAAGGAAGTGGAAATTATTTACCAAGATGATGATATTGTTGTGGTCAACAAACCGGCAGAATTCCTCTCCGTACCGGGCATCCATATACAGGACTCGGTATATAGCCGTATCCTCAGCATAATACCGGATATATCCGGCCCGGTGGTCATTCACCGATTAGACATGTCGACCTCCGGTATACTCGTTTTAGCAAAAAATAAGGAAGCCCACCAATATATACAGGATCAGTTTATACGACACACCGTCGTCAAGCGCTACACGGCGCTGCTCGATGGCGAGCTTCCACTAAACGAAGGAGAGATCGATTTACCGCTGCGTGTAGACCTCGACGACCGACCTCGGCAAGTGGTGTGCTACACCTATGGCAAGCCCGCACGCACTCGCTACCGCCTGCTCCAACATGAAGAAGGCAAAACGCGCGTTCACTTTTTTCCGTTGACAGGCCGCACCCATCAGTTGCGTGTACATGCCGCCCACCACTTGGGGCTCCACTGCCCTATCGTCGGCGACGATCTCTATGGCAGCCGCCACGAACGCCTACACCTACATGCCGGATACATCCAATTTCAACACCCACGTACCCACGAAATCATCCATTTTCACGTGCCCGATCCCTTTTAA
- a CDS encoding DoxX family protein, with protein MKKFFLSVPKGTVTSNLAAFILRIGFGLLMIPHHGYAKLVEFNERKAQFMDFLGLGSTISLSLAIFAEFFCSIFLILGLFTRLATIPLLVTAFVILSVHNWEFFGQHELGSAFVVGYLAVFLLGPGKFSLDYLLFKRGR; from the coding sequence ATGAAGAAATTTTTTCTATCTGTTCCAAAAGGGACGGTCACATCGAACTTAGCTGCTTTTATTCTTCGTATCGGCTTCGGCTTGCTGATGATTCCTCATCATGGCTACGCCAAATTGGTGGAATTCAATGAGCGTAAGGCACAGTTTATGGATTTTCTTGGACTAGGGAGTACCATTTCGTTAAGTCTCGCCATCTTTGCAGAATTTTTCTGTTCTATATTTTTGATTTTAGGTCTTTTCACGCGCCTAGCCACCATACCGCTCTTGGTAACGGCTTTCGTTATTCTTTCCGTGCACAACTGGGAATTTTTTGGCCAACATGAATTGGGTAGCGCCTTTGTTGTGGGCTATTTGGCTGTTTTCTTGCTTGGTCCTGGCAAGTTTAGTTTAGATTATCTGTTGTTTAAACGCGGGCGTTAA
- a CDS encoding Dps family protein, which yields MRTSIGIKEKDRQAVAEILNKLLADEHVLYVKTRNAHWNVEGPDFHAQHLFFEGIYDQLGETIDEIAERVRAIGHYAVGTMKEFLALTQLSEMRHTKNNSQGYIEELLEDVEAIIVFIREQIHLVGETYSDAGTEDFLVGIIEQHEKTAWMLRAHLR from the coding sequence ATGAGAACAAGCATTGGTATTAAAGAGAAGGATCGGCAGGCTGTTGCCGAGATATTAAATAAGTTGCTCGCCGATGAGCATGTGCTATATGTCAAAACGCGCAATGCACACTGGAATGTGGAGGGGCCTGATTTTCATGCCCAGCATCTGTTTTTTGAGGGTATCTACGATCAGTTGGGCGAGACCATCGATGAAATTGCCGAACGGGTTCGTGCAATAGGGCATTATGCTGTAGGCACCATGAAGGAATTTCTAGCACTGACACAGTTGTCTGAAATGCGACATACGAAGAACAACAGCCAAGGGTATATCGAAGAGCTGTTGGAAGACGTGGAGGCGATTATCGTTTTCATCCGCGAACAGATTCATCTTGTTGGCGAGACGTACAGCGATGCCGGAACGGAGGACTTCTTGGTGGGGATTATCGAGCAGCACGAAAAAACGGCCTGGATGCTTCGTGCCCACTTGCGCTAG
- a CDS encoding DUF5686 and carboxypeptidase-like regulatory domain-containing protein, protein MSTIHIKVARKYIALLFVLLTFSFISNAQNLHIKGRVMDVTNKQPIGYATVAAIGSTTATATDDNGNFALHIEPGFSKVRISYVGYEQQDVSISADAYQELTIYLVPEENTLEAVEIKAPRRSKYSNKNNPAVELIRQVIAHKDENRLEAYEYAEYQQYEKISLGLSNLSEKFKNRKVFKNYQFLFEQEDAEEGATKGYTLPAFIEERLSQFYTRKKPNNSKQLILAEQRAQFDPKFIDNNGMSAYFNKLYQDIDIYESNIELVTNQFLSPIAGASPTFYKFYITDTIKTETPYLVELSFFPRNKADLLFQGKLYITLDGRYAVKHAELSVANDINLNFVRDLDAKLDYERDSNNRYYLKTSSLGLDFSLTDKGTGIKGNRTVIFEDFKTGIAMPDSTYTGPAVVKVFEQEKKPIADDYWLTHRPVPLQSNEQNIYRNIDTLQLMPSFQRFLDISALVLSGYKQLGPVEVGPVNTFYSFNPVEGFRLRLGGRTTDRLSKRFYAEGYTAYGFKDEKWKYFLSATYALNNKSVYTFPQHYLRASVMRDTKIPGQNLEFVQEDNFLLSFKRGENERYLYNDIYRLEYKREFANNLSYVLGLSKWKQQPAGILTYQMFDENGNNRLFNELNTTELSLSVRYAPHEEYYQGKLYRTPIFNKYPIFYFNYVAGLKNVLEGEYDYHNFTLGADKRFYFSQLGYADVNVEGNYILGNNIPFPFLNIHRANQTYAYQLRSYNLMNFLEFVSDHSVSANVQYYMNGFILNKVPLIKKLKWREVFSMKAIYGGLRQENDPAYSSNVFQFQKNDDGQPITYGFGSKPYIEASVGLTNIFKFIRVDYVRRLNYLDQPDAPKHGIRVRVKFDF, encoded by the coding sequence ATGTCCACAATACATATAAAGGTAGCCCGTAAGTATATCGCATTACTTTTTGTACTGCTCACCTTTTCTTTCATTTCCAACGCACAGAACCTGCACATAAAAGGCCGGGTAATGGACGTTACCAATAAACAGCCCATAGGCTACGCCACGGTGGCAGCCATTGGATCAACAACGGCTACCGCGACCGACGATAACGGTAACTTCGCCCTACATATAGAACCGGGATTTTCCAAGGTACGGATATCCTACGTAGGCTACGAGCAGCAGGACGTAAGCATAAGCGCAGATGCCTACCAAGAACTCACGATCTACCTTGTGCCGGAGGAAAACACGCTGGAAGCCGTGGAAATAAAGGCGCCTAGACGTTCAAAGTATTCCAACAAGAATAATCCTGCGGTGGAACTGATCCGTCAGGTGATTGCACATAAAGATGAAAACCGATTGGAGGCATACGAGTATGCCGAATACCAACAATATGAAAAGATCTCGCTGGGCTTAAGCAACCTTTCGGAGAAATTTAAAAACAGGAAAGTATTTAAGAACTATCAGTTTCTTTTTGAGCAGGAAGATGCCGAAGAAGGTGCTACCAAAGGATACACCCTACCCGCATTTATCGAAGAGCGCCTTTCGCAATTCTACACCCGCAAAAAGCCAAACAACAGCAAACAGTTGATCTTGGCCGAACAGCGCGCCCAATTTGATCCCAAATTTATTGATAACAATGGGATGAGCGCCTACTTTAACAAGCTGTATCAAGATATCGATATCTATGAAAGCAACATCGAACTGGTGACGAACCAATTCTTGAGCCCTATTGCCGGTGCTTCTCCGACATTTTATAAGTTCTACATCACCGATACGATCAAAACAGAAACCCCTTATTTGGTTGAATTGAGTTTCTTTCCGCGGAATAAAGCCGATCTACTTTTTCAAGGAAAGCTTTATATCACCTTGGATGGCCGCTATGCCGTAAAACATGCCGAGCTGAGTGTAGCCAATGACATTAACCTCAACTTTGTGCGTGACCTGGATGCCAAGCTAGACTACGAAAGGGACAGCAACAACCGATACTACCTCAAAACAAGTTCTTTGGGACTGGATTTCTCGTTGACCGATAAAGGAACCGGGATTAAAGGCAACCGCACTGTTATCTTCGAAGATTTTAAGACTGGTATTGCGATGCCGGACAGCACTTATACTGGGCCAGCCGTGGTGAAGGTGTTCGAGCAGGAGAAGAAGCCTATTGCAGACGATTATTGGCTTACCCACCGCCCCGTACCTTTGCAGTCCAACGAGCAAAATATCTACCGCAATATCGATACTTTGCAGCTGATGCCTTCGTTTCAACGTTTTCTGGATATCAGTGCCTTGGTTCTGTCGGGCTATAAACAGTTGGGACCTGTGGAAGTTGGCCCTGTGAACACCTTCTACAGCTTCAATCCCGTAGAGGGATTCCGCTTGCGCCTTGGCGGACGTACCACCGACCGCCTGAGCAAACGCTTTTATGCCGAAGGTTATACCGCCTATGGTTTCAAGGATGAGAAATGGAAGTATTTTCTGAGTGCTACCTATGCCCTCAACAATAAATCGGTGTATACCTTCCCGCAACATTACCTACGTGCTTCGGTGATGCGGGATACGAAAATACCGGGGCAGAACCTCGAATTTGTACAGGAAGACAACTTCTTGCTTTCCTTCAAACGCGGTGAAAACGAACGTTACCTCTACAACGACATCTATAGGTTAGAGTACAAAAGGGAGTTTGCCAACAACCTATCTTATGTCTTGGGCCTTTCAAAATGGAAACAGCAGCCAGCGGGCATCCTGACCTACCAAATGTTTGATGAAAACGGTAATAACCGACTTTTCAACGAACTGAATACGACAGAGCTATCCCTCAGCGTACGCTATGCACCACATGAGGAATACTATCAAGGTAAATTGTATCGCACCCCAATCTTTAACAAATACCCGATTTTCTACTTCAACTATGTAGCGGGGCTTAAGAATGTGCTTGAGGGAGAATATGATTACCACAACTTTACCTTGGGAGCCGACAAGCGTTTTTACTTTTCGCAATTGGGCTATGCCGATGTGAACGTCGAAGGAAACTATATCTTGGGCAATAACATTCCTTTTCCATTCTTGAATATCCATCGGGCAAACCAGACGTATGCCTACCAACTGCGCTCGTACAACTTAATGAACTTCCTGGAGTTTGTGAGCGACCATTCGGTTTCGGCAAATGTGCAATACTACATGAATGGTTTCATCTTGAACAAGGTGCCATTGATCAAGAAACTTAAGTGGCGCGAAGTATTCAGTATGAAAGCCATTTACGGCGGTCTGCGACAGGAAAACGATCCTGCTTACAGCAGCAATGTCTTCCAATTTCAAAAAAATGACGATGGACAGCCCATCACCTACGGCTTTGGTAGCAAACCCTATATTGAGGCCAGCGTAGGATTGACAAATATCTTCAAGTTCATTCGCGTAGACTATGTACGTCGATTGAACTACCTAGATCAGCCTGATGCGCCAAAACACGGTATTCGGGTACGTGTAAAATTTGACTTTTAA
- a CDS encoding SRPBCC domain-containing protein — MEKINIQATINNNVATIWNAYNSAEDIMQWNHASADWHCTSSFNDLRVGGKFSNRMEARDGSFGFDFEGKYTAIEPFKRIAYAMEDGRQVDIHFREHNESTTIEIAFDAESEHP; from the coding sequence ATGGAAAAGATAAACATCCAGGCCACGATAAACAACAATGTAGCGACTATTTGGAATGCCTACAATTCCGCCGAAGATATTATGCAGTGGAACCACGCCTCAGCGGATTGGCACTGTACCAGTTCTTTTAACGACTTACGCGTTGGGGGGAAATTCAGCAATCGCATGGAAGCCAGAGACGGAAGTTTCGGCTTTGACTTCGAAGGGAAATATACCGCAATAGAACCTTTCAAGCGCATCGCTTATGCAATGGAAGATGGTCGACAAGTGGACATACACTTCCGGGAACATAACGAAAGCACGACGATTGAGATAGCTTTCGATGCCGAATCTGAACATCCATAG
- a CDS encoding DUF6157 family protein, translating into MKIHSTNYYDTLITVAEDSKANQGVAPLSAKGKKTVANWQFELIAEQPSSHTSDEVIFLTYAYRNELLDSEMAEARAQFFAKGQPCLRTSPLAKTYGWGILSDSAGKVRLIDCASEEYQTLLGTDSIKKVPAMKSKK; encoded by the coding sequence ATGAAGATCCATTCCACGAATTACTATGACACGCTCATCACCGTAGCGGAAGACAGCAAGGCCAACCAAGGTGTGGCTCCCCTATCAGCAAAAGGAAAGAAAACCGTCGCCAATTGGCAATTTGAACTCATTGCGGAGCAACCCTCTTCTCATACCTCGGACGAGGTGATTTTTTTGACCTATGCCTACCGCAATGAGCTCCTTGATTCCGAGATGGCTGAAGCCCGTGCTCAGTTTTTTGCTAAAGGGCAACCCTGCCTGCGCACTTCACCCTTGGCCAAAACCTATGGTTGGGGCATTCTTTCCGATTCGGCAGGGAAAGTGCGGCTGATCGATTGTGCCTCCGAAGAATACCAAACATTGCTCGGCACAGACAGCATCAAGAAGGTGCCCGCGATGAAATCTAAAAAGTAA
- a CDS encoding Rpn family recombination-promoting nuclease/putative transposase produces MTTNSTFIDLTTDFGFKRIFGSETNKEFLKSFLNELFHGRKHIADFHYGKNEHVGDAEDIGTVIFDLVCTADSGETFLIEVQRSVQRNLKRRMLYYGSKLIADMAPKGDRFGWNYAISEVYVIVLLDGFPMPDHESDGRYIHEIGLCDKHTGKVFYKQLGYTYIELVKFEKEEIELQTDLDRWLYVLKNMSKLKKLSVYLRKPIFERLFDIAAYTQLNKEERNMYDVSLKRKWDAFSIRETQELDLADAIENGLKQGLERGLAQGLEQGLEQGREQGREEGLEKGLEEGERRKAVAIALQLKKKSLSVADIAEVTGLSVAEIEALSF; encoded by the coding sequence ATGACGACCAACAGTACGTTCATTGACTTAACGACGGATTTCGGCTTTAAGCGAATCTTTGGTTCGGAAACGAACAAGGAATTTCTAAAGTCCTTTTTGAATGAACTCTTCCACGGACGTAAGCATATCGCTGACTTCCACTATGGGAAGAACGAGCATGTAGGTGACGCCGAAGATATAGGGACGGTGATCTTCGACCTAGTATGCACGGCGGACAGCGGGGAAACGTTCCTGATCGAGGTGCAGCGCAGTGTGCAGCGAAACCTGAAACGTCGGATGCTATATTATGGGAGCAAGCTGATTGCCGATATGGCACCCAAAGGTGATCGCTTTGGGTGGAACTACGCGATCAGCGAAGTGTACGTTATTGTGCTGTTGGATGGATTCCCAATGCCCGATCATGAAAGTGATGGACGATATATTCATGAAATCGGTCTCTGCGATAAACATACGGGAAAAGTTTTTTATAAACAATTGGGATATACTTACATAGAATTAGTTAAATTTGAGAAGGAAGAGATTGAATTACAGACGGATCTCGATAGGTGGCTCTATGTGTTAAAGAATATGTCTAAGCTGAAGAAGCTATCGGTCTATCTGCGGAAGCCTATATTTGAGCGGCTATTTGATATAGCCGCCTACACACAGTTAAATAAGGAGGAACGAAATATGTACGATGTAAGTTTAAAACGCAAATGGGACGCCTTCTCCATCCGTGAAACCCAAGAACTGGATCTAGCAGATGCGATTGAGAACGGCTTGAAGCAGGGGTTAGAGAGAGGTCTAGCGCAAGGACTAGAACAGGGCTTAGAACAAGGTCGAGAACAAGGTCGAGAAGAAGGATTAGAAAAAGGACTAGAAGAGGGAGAACGCCGGAAAGCCGTTGCGATAGCGTTACAACTCAAGAAAAAGAGTCTTTCGGTTGCTGATATTGCTGAGGTAACAGGCCTTTCTGTTGCCGAGATTGAAGCATTGTCGTTTTAA
- a CDS encoding DUF1801 domain-containing protein, whose protein sequence is MAKNKTAYTGEEVGNFLQQVNDEQKRQDSLALIALMEEVSGEQAQMFGPSIIGFGKYAYRYASGHAGEAPLIGFSPRKDAISLYVYTGADEHRHLLDGLGKFKMGKACIYIKRLTDIDSTVLTTLMTETIAFLSHTYTRVANN, encoded by the coding sequence ATGGCAAAAAACAAAACAGCCTACACCGGCGAAGAGGTAGGCAACTTCCTACAGCAGGTGAATGATGAACAGAAAAGGCAAGATAGCCTCGCACTGATAGCACTCATGGAAGAAGTAAGTGGCGAGCAGGCACAAATGTTTGGTCCGAGCATCATTGGTTTCGGCAAATATGCCTACCGCTATGCCAGTGGCCATGCCGGTGAGGCTCCCCTGATTGGTTTCTCGCCGCGAAAAGATGCCATATCCCTTTACGTATACACCGGTGCCGATGAACACCGCCACCTGTTGGATGGCTTGGGAAAATTCAAGATGGGCAAAGCCTGCATCTACATCAAACGGCTGACAGATATCGACAGCACAGTGTTAACCACGCTGATGACCGAAACGATAGCCTTCTTAAGCCATACCTACACACGCGTAGCCAACAACTAA
- a CDS encoding aldo/keto reductase — MEKITLKNTALEIASIIFGGNVFGWTLDEKDSFAILDAFVDRGFNAIDTANQYSYWVPGNQGGESETILGAWTKSRANRDRVVLMTKVGGAFAGSPTPITTRQHIVEQVELSLKRLQTDYIDLYQTHFDQEETPVEETLRAYEELVKAGKVRYIGASNLTPDRLQESLETSRKLDLPTYRTLQPEYNLYSREGFEKNYRDIAQAQELSVIPYFSLASGFLTGKYQSEDDFGKSARGQGVKDQYWNERGQKIVTALQHVAAQHDSTPSAVALAWLLQQPTVAAPIASATKELHLQPFVDAVDLTFAKEELILLDEASSY; from the coding sequence ATGGAAAAAATAACATTAAAAAATACTGCGCTTGAGATTGCGTCGATTATTTTCGGAGGCAACGTTTTTGGATGGACGTTAGACGAGAAAGATTCCTTTGCTATTTTAGATGCTTTTGTGGATCGTGGTTTCAACGCTATTGACACCGCCAACCAATATTCATATTGGGTGCCGGGAAATCAGGGCGGAGAGTCCGAGACGATATTGGGAGCTTGGACAAAGTCGAGAGCCAACCGCGACCGTGTGGTATTGATGACGAAAGTAGGTGGCGCTTTCGCAGGTAGCCCAACGCCAATCACCACACGGCAGCACATCGTCGAGCAGGTGGAACTATCGCTGAAACGTTTGCAGACGGACTATATTGATCTGTATCAAACGCATTTCGATCAGGAGGAGACTCCCGTAGAGGAAACGCTCCGTGCTTACGAAGAACTGGTCAAAGCAGGCAAAGTACGCTATATCGGTGCTTCCAACCTTACTCCAGATCGCCTTCAGGAATCCTTGGAGACCAGTCGCAAATTGGATTTACCCACTTACAGAACGCTGCAGCCGGAGTACAATCTGTACTCCCGCGAGGGCTTCGAGAAAAACTATCGCGACATTGCGCAGGCTCAGGAGCTGTCGGTCATTCCTTACTTTTCGCTCGCTAGCGGCTTCCTGACCGGAAAATACCAAAGCGAGGATGATTTTGGTAAATCGGCACGCGGACAGGGGGTGAAGGATCAGTACTGGAACGAACGGGGGCAGAAAATCGTGACGGCACTGCAACATGTGGCAGCGCAACACGACAGCACGCCTTCGGCAGTGGCGCTTGCTTGGCTCTTGCAGCAACCGACGGTGGCGGCGCCTATCGCTAGTGCCACCAAGGAACTGCACCTGCAACCTTTTGTGGATGCCGTGGACTTAACCTTTGCCAAGGAGGAATTGATTTTGCTGGATGAAGCAAGTAGTTATTAA
- a CDS encoding DUF1801 domain-containing protein, whose amino-acid sequence MESAHFTNIDEYIAQFDDKQQVLLQSVREIIREAAPEAKETISYQMPTFRQQGNLIHFALSKNHLGIYPGPAAITFYQAELASYKTSKGAIQLPLDQPIPKALLQKIVQFNLEKQQDKVAPDWKKYHSQWQEAIEKTQAIVQDFPLQKTFKWGGDVYTFQGKNVLSYAGFKQHFAIWFYNGVFLSDPEQVLVSGSEGKTKGLRQWRFSHVDEMDATKIARYIEEAIQTVLDGKELKTEKGKPLVPTAFLAALLESDSQFSEAFHKLTPGRQREYNAFIDEAKQDKTKQTRLEKIKPLVAAGVGLHDKYKG is encoded by the coding sequence ATGGAAAGCGCTCACTTTACAAACATCGACGAATACATCGCCCAGTTTGACGACAAGCAACAAGTCTTGCTACAAAGCGTACGGGAAATTATACGGGAGGCCGCTCCCGAAGCTAAGGAAACGATAAGTTACCAAATGCCCACCTTTCGACAACAAGGTAACCTCATCCACTTTGCACTGTCCAAAAATCACCTAGGCATCTACCCCGGCCCAGCAGCCATTACATTTTACCAAGCCGAGCTTGCTTCCTATAAAACGTCTAAAGGAGCGATACAACTGCCGCTCGACCAGCCGATACCAAAAGCCCTCCTGCAGAAGATCGTGCAGTTTAACCTGGAAAAGCAACAAGACAAGGTAGCACCCGACTGGAAGAAATACCATAGCCAATGGCAAGAAGCGATCGAAAAGACGCAAGCGATTGTTCAGGATTTCCCTTTACAGAAAACCTTTAAGTGGGGAGGCGATGTGTACACTTTTCAAGGTAAAAACGTGCTATCCTATGCCGGATTCAAACAGCACTTCGCCATTTGGTTTTACAACGGCGTATTTTTGAGCGACCCCGAGCAGGTGTTGGTCTCCGGCTCCGAAGGCAAGACCAAAGGTTTACGGCAGTGGCGCTTTAGCCACGTGGACGAAATGGATGCAACGAAGATAGCTCGATACATTGAAGAGGCCATACAAACCGTCCTTGATGGCAAAGAGCTGAAGACCGAAAAAGGGAAACCGCTTGTGCCTACCGCATTTCTTGCTGCACTGCTAGAAAGCGACAGCCAGTTTAGCGAGGCCTTTCATAAGCTCACCCCTGGGCGTCAACGCGAATACAATGCCTTTATCGATGAAGCGAAGCAGGATAAAACCAAGCAGACTAGGCTGGAAAAGATCAAGCCATTGGTAGCCGCTGGTGTGGGTTTGCACGACAAATATAAAGGCTAG
- a CDS encoding VOC family protein — MEINFRGGPNMAMKIPPGEYEKTVAFYRDILLFDVEEVPIDHPTVLATHKLRFGETILWLDCVEGVTQGQLWLELQTTDVDRATAYLQTNDVQTCDDIEKISPGMHWIKDPAGTVLLVKKLDNEK; from the coding sequence ATGGAAATCAATTTTAGAGGGGGACCTAACATGGCGATGAAAATTCCGCCGGGAGAATATGAAAAGACGGTAGCGTTTTACCGCGACATCCTCCTATTTGATGTGGAGGAAGTGCCGATTGACCATCCCACGGTGCTGGCCACACATAAGCTGCGCTTTGGCGAAACGATACTGTGGTTGGATTGTGTAGAGGGAGTGACGCAGGGGCAACTATGGCTAGAACTACAAACGACAGATGTAGATCGCGCCACCGCCTACCTGCAAACCAACGATGTGCAGACCTGCGATGATATCGAAAAGATAAGCCCAGGAATGCATTGGATCAAAGATCCAGCCGGTACCGTATTGTTAGTAAAAAAATTGGATAACGAAAAATAA
- a CDS encoding Crp/Fnr family transcriptional regulator: MYPEKLHLIYQYPSMSYADLDQITAQHERVTFKKGDLLLREGQVSDCYYILEEGIVRSFVYDYDGNDISTNFFCEDEIVIEVASIFHHIPTKENIICLTDCVLWRIKFDAFQDLFERIPAVTEWGRAWMSHQLFLTKKRALDMITLSAIDRYQQLLDEKPQILQQAPLKHIATFLGITDTSLSRIRKELVGK; this comes from the coding sequence ATGTACCCAGAGAAACTCCATCTGATTTACCAGTATCCATCCATGAGCTACGCCGATCTCGACCAGATTACGGCACAGCACGAACGCGTGACGTTCAAAAAAGGCGACCTTTTATTACGCGAGGGTCAGGTGAGCGATTGCTATTACATCCTTGAAGAAGGGATTGTGCGTTCTTTCGTGTATGATTATGATGGTAACGATATCAGCACCAATTTCTTCTGTGAAGATGAAATTGTGATCGAGGTAGCATCTATCTTCCACCACATCCCAACAAAGGAAAACATCATCTGCTTAACCGATTGTGTATTATGGCGTATCAAGTTTGATGCCTTTCAGGATCTCTTTGAGCGTATCCCCGCCGTGACAGAATGGGGACGCGCCTGGATGTCGCACCAACTGTTTTTAACAAAAAAAAGAGCGCTGGATATGATTACCCTTTCGGCCATCGACCGCTACCAGCAGCTGCTGGACGAAAAGCCGCAAATCCTGCAGCAAGCGCCGTTGAAGCATATAGCGACCTTTTTAGGGATAACAGACACCTCCCTGAGCCGCATACGAAAAGAATTGGTCGGCAAATAA